A part of Vespa crabro chromosome 20, iyVesCrab1.2, whole genome shotgun sequence genomic DNA contains:
- the LOC124431189 gene encoding uncharacterized protein LOC124431189 isoform X1, giving the protein MSLKDVKNDGPPKKMSQEIQEENSWAQTLLTITPEDDAVLREIKSKILVSANMNTPLDLNTDSFVYRRPLTPKYLVDFNELEEENNIKHVEVQTYLQGVSVVDIPIEYKDQISQTLYMSSPCPPMKYYEDIMTSMRDGPMPEIKNTRQTQTILTIDPDLTLQITIEILKIDITKEEKEEEEIKDIRFVWNEEDYLQTELDTLISDILYYLEERVFWILDPTNLLRPITIENFTQTLVKYNGITNKIVIDNETQTELTCQPKSSNTELLSDYQANKNLINEILNDCLDRTIESVILTQYILDEIIKKCGDLIRYPPKDQDVQTVATYTVDEKKDDVIRKLQLPMVVDSLESSIVVLALIDDLLQSVCEVIYENAYIVTKSIIRDAVIKSASIGCKIEKIRNQKHDKLIEQILSQRREKIAKLMMKKETDTVFTQTSISGIHEITKLKESISCICLKDSKCYACIKRDKDIRTLRTQDILLAYSSRPCQVVSNSFKIEADKVSSSCITEERSSSTISTTSVSDNSTSESATTIDIVLKPKERINLTDSLDGWTRAIDTALTIPWSPQSSLSDTDKNEKLNLQTMKVLEILKSTFCIRDTCPISVLEKLTKRSNEVVDNVHTNTINNSCLCSKEKDDYVNEENIENNNSIIDTKTCNSSFENDKCLCHICYTLEDTLSQFPENNNSCNVKIIPIQSTS; this is encoded by the exons ATGTCGTTAAAGGATGTAAAAAATGATGGTCCACCTAAGAAA ATGTCACAAGAAatacaagaagaaaattcGTGGGCTCAAACGTTGTTAACTATAACACCGGAGGATGATGCTGTACTGAGAGAAATCAAATCAAAGATTTTGGTGTCCGCAAACATGAATACCCCATTGGATCTAAATACCGATAGTTTTGTTTACAGACGACCCCTAACTCCAAAGTATCTCGTTGATTTTAACGAAttagaggaagaaaataatattaaacacgTCGAAGTTCAAACATATTTGCAAGGCGTATCGGTCGTTGACATTCCAATCGAATATAAGGATCAAATTTCACAAACGTTGTATATGAGCTCGCCTTGTCCTCCTATGAAATATTATGAAGATATTATGA caTCTATGAGAGATGGTCCAATGCCAGAGATAAAAAATACTCGTCAAACGCAAACAATACTTACGATTGATCCAGATTTAACTCTACAAATTACcatagaaatattgaaaatcgacattacaaaggaagaaaaggaagaagaagaaataaaagatatacgtTTTGTATGGAACGAAGAAGATTATTTACAAACTGAGCTTGATACCTTGATATCAGATATCCTATATTATTTAGAAGAACGTGTTTTTTGGATTTTAGATCCAACGAATCTCTTACGACCGATTACAATTGAAAACTTTACTCAGACCTTGGTAAAATACAATggaataacgaataaaattgtaatcgaCAACGAAACGCAAACTGAATTAACTTGTCAACCTAAAAGTTCCAATACCGAATTACTTTCAGATTATCAAGCTAATAAAAACttgataaatgaaatattaaatgattgtTTGGACAGGACCATTGAGTCTGTAATATTGACTCAATATATTCTCGATGAGATCATTAAAAAGTGTGGTGATTTAATTAGATATCCTCCAAAAGATCAAGATGTTCAAACTGTAGCTACTTATACGGtagacgaaaagaaagatgatgTTATACGTAAATTACAATTACCAATGGTCGTTGATTCATTGGAATCATCGATTGTGGTATTAGCGCTCATCGATGATCTGCTACAATCGGTTTGTGAAGTTATCTATGAAAATGCGTATATCGTCACTAAGTCTATTATTCGAGATGCAGTTATAAAATCTGCGTCCATTGgttgtaaaatagaaaaaatacgaaatcAAAAACACG ATAAGCTAATCGAGCAGATCTTAAgtcaaagaagagaaaagatagcaAAGTTAATGATGAAGAAGGAAACAGATACAGTCTTTACACAGACCAGTATATCGGGTATCCACGAAATAACGAAGCTTAAGGAAAGTATTAGCTGTATTTGCTTAAAAGATTCAAAGTGTTATGCGTgcataaaaagagataaagatatacgAACGTTGCGTACGCAGGATATACTTTTAGCTTATAGTAGTAGACCATGTCAGGTTGTTAGTAATTCTTTCAAGATAGAAGCTGATAAAGTCTCTTCAAGTTGTATTACCGAAGAAAGATCATCATCAACGATAAGTACAACTTCAGTTTCGGATAATTCTACCTCAGAATCAGCCACAACAATCGATATTGTTCTAAAgccgaaagaaagaataaatcttACAG ATTCTCTTGATGGATGGACTCGTGCAATTGATACAGCTTTAACTATACCATGGTCTCctcaaa GTTCCTTGAGTGAcaccgataaaaacgaaaagttaaaTTTGCAAACTATGAAGGTATTGGAAATTTTGAAGAGTACCTTCTGTATTCGTGATACCTGTCCTATATCTGTCTTAGAAAAACTGACAAAAAGATCAAACGAGGTAGTCGATAACGTTCATAcgaatacaattaataattcgtGCCTTTgttcaaaggaaaaagatgattatgttaatgaagaaaatattgaaaataataatagtattatcgATACCAAAACTTGTAACTCGTCgtttgaaaatgataaatgttTGTGTCATATTTGTTATACATTAGAAGATACTTTGAGTCAGTTtcctgaaaataataattcttgtaaCGTGAAAATTATTCCTATACAATCGActtcataa
- the LOC124431189 gene encoding uncharacterized protein LOC124431189 isoform X2, with product MSQEIQEENSWAQTLLTITPEDDAVLREIKSKILVSANMNTPLDLNTDSFVYRRPLTPKYLVDFNELEEENNIKHVEVQTYLQGVSVVDIPIEYKDQISQTLYMSSPCPPMKYYEDIMTSMRDGPMPEIKNTRQTQTILTIDPDLTLQITIEILKIDITKEEKEEEEIKDIRFVWNEEDYLQTELDTLISDILYYLEERVFWILDPTNLLRPITIENFTQTLVKYNGITNKIVIDNETQTELTCQPKSSNTELLSDYQANKNLINEILNDCLDRTIESVILTQYILDEIIKKCGDLIRYPPKDQDVQTVATYTVDEKKDDVIRKLQLPMVVDSLESSIVVLALIDDLLQSVCEVIYENAYIVTKSIIRDAVIKSASIGCKIEKIRNQKHDKLIEQILSQRREKIAKLMMKKETDTVFTQTSISGIHEITKLKESISCICLKDSKCYACIKRDKDIRTLRTQDILLAYSSRPCQVVSNSFKIEADKVSSSCITEERSSSTISTTSVSDNSTSESATTIDIVLKPKERINLTDSLDGWTRAIDTALTIPWSPQSSLSDTDKNEKLNLQTMKVLEILKSTFCIRDTCPISVLEKLTKRSNEVVDNVHTNTINNSCLCSKEKDDYVNEENIENNNSIIDTKTCNSSFENDKCLCHICYTLEDTLSQFPENNNSCNVKIIPIQSTS from the exons ATGTCACAAGAAatacaagaagaaaattcGTGGGCTCAAACGTTGTTAACTATAACACCGGAGGATGATGCTGTACTGAGAGAAATCAAATCAAAGATTTTGGTGTCCGCAAACATGAATACCCCATTGGATCTAAATACCGATAGTTTTGTTTACAGACGACCCCTAACTCCAAAGTATCTCGTTGATTTTAACGAAttagaggaagaaaataatattaaacacgTCGAAGTTCAAACATATTTGCAAGGCGTATCGGTCGTTGACATTCCAATCGAATATAAGGATCAAATTTCACAAACGTTGTATATGAGCTCGCCTTGTCCTCCTATGAAATATTATGAAGATATTATGA caTCTATGAGAGATGGTCCAATGCCAGAGATAAAAAATACTCGTCAAACGCAAACAATACTTACGATTGATCCAGATTTAACTCTACAAATTACcatagaaatattgaaaatcgacattacaaaggaagaaaaggaagaagaagaaataaaagatatacgtTTTGTATGGAACGAAGAAGATTATTTACAAACTGAGCTTGATACCTTGATATCAGATATCCTATATTATTTAGAAGAACGTGTTTTTTGGATTTTAGATCCAACGAATCTCTTACGACCGATTACAATTGAAAACTTTACTCAGACCTTGGTAAAATACAATggaataacgaataaaattgtaatcgaCAACGAAACGCAAACTGAATTAACTTGTCAACCTAAAAGTTCCAATACCGAATTACTTTCAGATTATCAAGCTAATAAAAACttgataaatgaaatattaaatgattgtTTGGACAGGACCATTGAGTCTGTAATATTGACTCAATATATTCTCGATGAGATCATTAAAAAGTGTGGTGATTTAATTAGATATCCTCCAAAAGATCAAGATGTTCAAACTGTAGCTACTTATACGGtagacgaaaagaaagatgatgTTATACGTAAATTACAATTACCAATGGTCGTTGATTCATTGGAATCATCGATTGTGGTATTAGCGCTCATCGATGATCTGCTACAATCGGTTTGTGAAGTTATCTATGAAAATGCGTATATCGTCACTAAGTCTATTATTCGAGATGCAGTTATAAAATCTGCGTCCATTGgttgtaaaatagaaaaaatacgaaatcAAAAACACG ATAAGCTAATCGAGCAGATCTTAAgtcaaagaagagaaaagatagcaAAGTTAATGATGAAGAAGGAAACAGATACAGTCTTTACACAGACCAGTATATCGGGTATCCACGAAATAACGAAGCTTAAGGAAAGTATTAGCTGTATTTGCTTAAAAGATTCAAAGTGTTATGCGTgcataaaaagagataaagatatacgAACGTTGCGTACGCAGGATATACTTTTAGCTTATAGTAGTAGACCATGTCAGGTTGTTAGTAATTCTTTCAAGATAGAAGCTGATAAAGTCTCTTCAAGTTGTATTACCGAAGAAAGATCATCATCAACGATAAGTACAACTTCAGTTTCGGATAATTCTACCTCAGAATCAGCCACAACAATCGATATTGTTCTAAAgccgaaagaaagaataaatcttACAG ATTCTCTTGATGGATGGACTCGTGCAATTGATACAGCTTTAACTATACCATGGTCTCctcaaa GTTCCTTGAGTGAcaccgataaaaacgaaaagttaaaTTTGCAAACTATGAAGGTATTGGAAATTTTGAAGAGTACCTTCTGTATTCGTGATACCTGTCCTATATCTGTCTTAGAAAAACTGACAAAAAGATCAAACGAGGTAGTCGATAACGTTCATAcgaatacaattaataattcgtGCCTTTgttcaaaggaaaaagatgattatgttaatgaagaaaatattgaaaataataatagtattatcgATACCAAAACTTGTAACTCGTCgtttgaaaatgataaatgttTGTGTCATATTTGTTATACATTAGAAGATACTTTGAGTCAGTTtcctgaaaataataattcttgtaaCGTGAAAATTATTCCTATACAATCGActtcataa
- the LOC124431026 gene encoding sialin-like produces MTLFRKYNEKVPRRGILGAMMFLACMFSYVIRTNLSITIVAMVNATSKTGTVGPLCIASSLTSNKTTELKDYGERYEWNQHVQGLLLSGYFYGVLPASVPAGLLAEKYGGSKVVAFATLIPAVLNLLMPWASSIHYGFVFVLRFMMGFFGGAVYPALHAMIARWVPPSEKGMFVWTMQGGPFGTVVTFSLCGQVISAFGWKAAYYVTSGLMLLFYVLWVYLIYDTPDVHPGITQKEKLYIKEQIGTSISKQKMPLPIKSVITSVPFLVLLWAHFANMWGIYFIATNGPKYTLEVLGFNMKSGGFLTGLPYIARLGAGVLFAAAGDYIRRKNILTLGLIRKIFMLFSHMGPAVALIIMTYAGCDATTAMVMLILALTFNGAACQTSLVNHQDLAPNFAGSLYGVMNTFGSFPGFIIPPIIGALTNERNGVEEWRIMFWLSAGVFFSATILFWLFGSTQIQPWNDLSHSKPTETLEEEKQMTVMEVPMKELQTENEENERL; encoded by the exons ATGACTCTCTTCCGGAAGTACAATG aaaaaGTACCTCGCAGAGGTATTCTTGGAGCAATGATGTTTTTGGCCTGTATGTTCTCATATGTGATACGTACAAATTTGTCTATTACCATTGTTGCTATGGTAAATGCGACCAGTAAAACTGGAACTGTTGGTCCTCTTTGTATTGCAAGTTCTCTTACGAGTAATAAAACTACTGAACTAAAAGAT TATGGTGAACGTTACGAGTGGAATCAGCATGTACAAGGGCTTTTGCTTTCTGGATATTTTTATGGTGTTTTACCAGCCAGCGTACCAGCCGGACTTTTAGCTGAAAAGTATGGAGGTTCTAAAGTGGTTGC atTTGCCACGCTAATTCCTGCAGTATTAAATCTTCTGATGCCATGGGCTTCTAGTATTCACTATGGCTTTGTTTTTGTGCTTCGTTTTATGATGGGATTTTTTGGT GGTGCTGTTTATCCTGCTCTTCATGCAATGATTGCAAGATGGGTACCACCTAGCGAAAAGGGGATGTTTGTGTGGACTATGCAAG gtgGACCTTTTGGTACAGTtgtaacattttctttatgcGGCCAAGTAATCAGTGCTTTTGGATGGAAAGCAGCATACTATGTTACCAGTGGACTTATGTTACTTTTTTATGTTCTGTGGGTTTATCTTATATATGATACACCTGATGTTCATCCAGGAATCactcaaaaagaaaagttatatataaaagaacaaataggTACATCTATATCAAAACAAAAGATGCCACTTCCTATAAAATCTGTTATCACATCGGTACCATTCTTAGTTCTATTATGGGCTCACTTTGCAAATATGTGGGGCATATATTTCATTGCAACTAATGGCCCAAAATATACTTTGGAGGTACTTGGATTCAACATGAAATCG GGTGGCTTTCTAACAGGCTTACCTTACATAGCAAGATTAGGTGCTGGAGTATTATTTGCAGCTGCAGGTGAttatattcgaagaaaaaatattttaactttaGGACTgattcgtaaaatatttatgctGTTTT cACATATGGGTCCAGCTGTTGCCTTGATTATTATGACTTATGCTGGATGTGATGCAACAACAGCAATGGTGATGTTGATCTTGGCATTGACTTTTAATGGTGCTGCTTGCCAAACTAGTTTAGTAAATCATCAAGATCTTGCACCAAACTTTGCTGGTTCTTTGTATGGTGTTATGAATACTTTTGGTAGTTTTCCTGGATTTATTATCCCACCAATTATTGGTGCTTTAACCAACGAAAGA aatgGAGTAGAAGAATGGCGTATTATGTTCTGGTTATCAGCAGGAGTATTTTTTTCGGCAACAATTCTATTTTGGCTCTTTGGATCTACGCAAATACAACCATGGAACGACTTGAGCCATTCTAAACCTACAGAAACATtagaagaagagaagcaaATGACAGTAATGGAAGTGCCGATGAAAGAATTACAGACTGAGAATGAGGAGAATGAACGTCTGTAA